TACCGGTCGGCTCGGGCCGCACCATGTCGTAGGCCCCGGAGGTCAGTCCGTAGCCCACCACCTCGGCGTAGATGTAGGCGTTGCGCCGGCGGGCCTGCTCCAGTTCCTCCAACACCAGCACCGCGCTCCCCTCGGCGATCACGAAGCCGTCGCGCGTGGCGTCGAAGGGCCGGCAGGCCGTCTCGGGCTCGTCGTTGTGCGAGGACAGGGCGCGCATGACGCAGAAGGCGGCCACGGTGCCCGGGCTGAGCGGCGCCTCGGCCCCGCCGGCCAGCATAACATCCGCCTCGCCGTACTGAATCTTGCGCAGGGCCTCGCCCACCGCGTGGCTACCGGAGGCACAAGCGGTGGAGATGGTGAGGTTGGAGCCGGTCAGGCCGTGGTGCATGGCAATGTGCCCGCTCACGGCGTTGGGGGTGATGCGGGGGACCGAGAAGGGGTTGACGCGACGAGGGCCGGCGTCGCGCAGGACGTGCAGTTGCTGCTCATGGTACAGCACCCCGCCGATGCCGGAGCCCATGATGCACCCGATCCGGCCTCGGTCGCAGGCGTCGAGTACGCCGTCGCTATCGGCGATCGCCAGGCAACTGGCGGCCACGCCGAACTGGGCGAAGCGGTCGAGCCGCCGGCCGGTGTCCGGCGGCAGGTGCACCTCCGGGTCGAAGTCGCGGATCTCCCCGGCGATCCGACTGGAGTAGTCCGAAGTGTCGAACGTAGAGATGGACTTGATGCCCGAGACGCCCTGCACCGTCGCCCGCCAGAAGGCTTCCGTCCCACACCCGTTTGGCGCCATGACGCCCAGGCCGGTCACGACCACTCTGCGTTTGTGCATGTTGCTCCTTACTGCGTGGTGCGGCCCACTGCCGGGGCCGGCTTACTCCAACCCGAACAGCTTGATGGCGTTCTCGCGGGCCACCTTCTGGAAGACTGCCTCGGTGATCTTGCCGCTGTCCCGCCACTCGATCAGCAGGTCCACGATCTTGACCGGCATCGTCGGGAAACACAGGTCGGTGCCGAACAGCAGCCGGTCCTGGAACTCGGTGAGGAACTTGGGGCCGTACTCCGGGTCGCGCGCGAGGGCATTGCGCGGGGAGTCGTCCGACAGATCGCCGTACAGGTTCGGGTACAGCCGCATGAGCTTGGGCAGGACGCCCTCTTCCTTGATCGGGTGGGTCGGCTGCCGCCCGCACTGCCCGCCGGTCATGCGGAACAGATAGCCCCGCTCCCCCGGCGTCTCGAGCTGCGCGATCTCCGTCCAGAAGCACGGCCCATGCCCCAGGTAGATCAGGTTCGGATAGCGCCGGAGCGTGAACTCCAGGCCCGGCAGACCGGGCTCGTCGTAGAGGCCGAAGTTGCAGGTCGGCACCGGCGAGCCGTCGGT
The bacterium genome window above contains:
- the fabF gene encoding beta-ketoacyl-ACP synthase II, whose translation is MHKRRVVVTGLGVMAPNGCGTEAFWRATVQGVSGIKSISTFDTSDYSSRIAGEIRDFDPEVHLPPDTGRRLDRFAQFGVAASCLAIADSDGVLDACDRGRIGCIMGSGIGGVLYHEQQLHVLRDAGPRRVNPFSVPRITPNAVSGHIAMHHGLTGSNLTISTACASGSHAVGEALRKIQYGEADVMLAGGAEAPLSPGTVAAFCVMRALSSHNDEPETACRPFDATRDGFVIAEGSAVLVLEELEQARRRNAYIYAEVVGYGLTSGAYDMVRPEPTGSDAAAAMSLALRDAGLAPDAVDYINAHGTATTPNDLTETLAIKQALGDAAHQTPISSTKSCVGHAIGAAGAIEAAVCCLAIRDRVIPPTINHAHPDPACDLDYVPNQARPAEVQVALSNSFGFGSVNACLAFRKYIPGA
- a CDS encoding amidohydrolase family protein, translating into MFIDIHCHAYRIPPPIYSMSTPDQVVEVFDRLGIEKGALLPIVSPEVYLPQANEDILEMCAQYPDRFFPFCNVDPRAICNSSHAPLGDVLRAYKDKGCKGVGEIMPNLPIMDDMVQNLFKCAEEVGLPVTTDGSPVPTCNFGLYDEPGLPGLEFTLRRYPNLIYLGHGPCFWTEIAQLETPGERGYLFRMTGGQCGRQPTHPIKEEGVLPKLMRLYPNLYGDLSDDSPRNALARDPEYGPKFLTEFQDRLLFGTDLCFPTMPVKIVDLLIEWRDSGKITEAVFQKVARENAIKLFGLE